A window from Candidatus Nitrospira neomarina encodes these proteins:
- a CDS encoding cytochrome ubiquinol oxidase subunit I, with protein MASALLYDRLQFAFTVTFHYLFPQLTIGLALLLLYLRSRALVSGDDHYNQVARFWTKIFALSFAFGVVTGIPLEFQFGTNWAKFSNFAGGVIGQTLAMEGLFAFFLESSFLGILLFGEGRFSQRVQWAASLMLFLGSWLSGYFILATNAWMQHPVAYTVAPDGRLFVDSLSGLLTNPWLVWQFAHNMTAAVVTASFVVAAVGSFYLLSGLHVKYAKTFLRTGVVAGAIATALMIFPTGHENARQVFEHQPVKGAAFEGLFKTERGAGMVLIGQPNLETMTIDNPLVVPDALSLLLFDELYATVRGLEAFPRAEWPDNVALLYYAYHVMALLGTILVSIMGLALFWLWQGRLFTANWLLWLLMLSVPFPYLATTAGWMTAELGRQPWLVYGLLRTADGASPMVHSGNALFTLLGYLGIYLVLGLLFLFLMAEIIRQGPAGSFPESANP; from the coding sequence ATGGCCAGCGCGCTACTTTACGACCGCCTGCAATTTGCCTTCACTGTCACGTTTCATTATCTCTTTCCGCAATTGACGATAGGGTTGGCCTTACTGCTGCTTTACCTGCGAAGCCGTGCGCTCGTTTCCGGCGACGACCACTACAATCAGGTTGCCCGATTCTGGACAAAGATCTTTGCCTTGAGTTTTGCCTTTGGTGTCGTGACCGGCATTCCCTTGGAATTTCAATTCGGCACCAATTGGGCGAAATTTTCGAACTTCGCCGGCGGGGTGATTGGCCAGACACTGGCCATGGAAGGCCTGTTTGCGTTTTTTCTGGAATCCTCGTTTCTCGGTATCTTGCTGTTCGGCGAGGGGCGATTCAGTCAGCGGGTGCAATGGGCCGCCTCGCTGATGCTGTTTCTCGGATCCTGGCTTTCCGGCTATTTCATTCTGGCGACAAATGCCTGGATGCAACATCCGGTTGCCTATACGGTGGCTCCGGACGGACGGTTGTTTGTCGACAGTCTTTCCGGTCTGCTCACAAATCCTTGGCTAGTCTGGCAATTCGCCCACAACATGACGGCCGCGGTCGTGACCGCCTCATTCGTGGTGGCCGCAGTCGGTTCGTTCTATCTCCTATCCGGTCTGCACGTGAAATATGCGAAGACGTTCCTCCGTACCGGCGTCGTGGCAGGCGCCATCGCGACGGCGCTGATGATCTTTCCGACCGGCCACGAAAATGCCAGACAGGTTTTTGAACACCAACCGGTCAAAGGTGCCGCATTCGAAGGCCTCTTCAAGACCGAGCGTGGCGCGGGGATGGTGCTTATCGGCCAACCGAACCTCGAAACCATGACGATCGACAATCCGCTCGTCGTGCCGGACGCCTTGAGTCTACTGCTCTTTGACGAACTCTATGCCACGGTGAGAGGGCTCGAGGCATTTCCACGTGCAGAGTGGCCGGACAATGTAGCGCTGCTCTACTATGCCTATCATGTGATGGCCTTGCTTGGAACCATTCTTGTATCGATCATGGGTCTGGCGCTGTTTTGGCTATGGCAGGGACGATTGTTTACCGCGAACTGGCTGCTTTGGCTGCTTATGCTTTCCGTCCCGTTTCCCTATCTGGCAACAACGGCCGGCTGGATGACCGCCGAACTCGGCCGCCAACCGTGGCTGGTATATGGCCTGCTCCGCACCGCTGATGGTGCCTCACCGATGGTCCATTCGGGAAACGCACTGTTTACGTTACTCGGGTATCTCGGCATCTATCTTGTATTGGGACTGCTTTTCCTTTTCCTAATGGCTGAAATAATACGGCAGGGCCCGGCGGGCTCATTCCCTGAGTCTGCAAACCCATAG
- the cydB gene encoding cytochrome d ubiquinol oxidase subunit II — protein METFWYVAVTLMLAVFVVLDGFDFGLGIVYAFVAKNEADRRAALAAIGPIWNGNEVWLIAAGGLLFFAFPKAYSAGFSGFYLALHLVLWLLIARGLALELRSHVDHALWRQFWDVAFAGASLLLAVVFGVALGNLIRGVPLNPEGYFFVALWTNFMTGPEPGILDWFTVLFGATSAAILAMHGANFLAMKTEGQLRNRARRAAWLSGSAVVILVGLALTAVPFVQPLFFLNYAAHPMGYIFPVLSIATLVAALMIRRRDWDAGAFSATSLLILTMLASTAWGSYPNILIATNDPANSLTVTNATAGVYGLQIGLWWFLIGFILLIAYQACAHQAFRGKVKLGAH, from the coding sequence ATGGAAACTTTCTGGTATGTTGCTGTCACATTAATGCTGGCTGTCTTTGTGGTCCTTGACGGCTTCGACTTCGGCCTGGGCATTGTCTATGCCTTTGTCGCGAAAAATGAAGCGGACCGACGTGCGGCGTTGGCCGCCATCGGCCCCATCTGGAACGGCAACGAAGTGTGGCTGATCGCTGCAGGAGGACTGTTATTCTTTGCCTTTCCCAAGGCCTACTCGGCAGGGTTCAGCGGTTTTTATCTGGCCTTACATCTGGTCTTGTGGCTGCTGATTGCCCGTGGCCTCGCACTCGAACTCCGTTCGCACGTGGATCACGCACTGTGGCGGCAGTTTTGGGACGTGGCGTTTGCCGGAGCGAGTCTCTTACTGGCTGTCGTGTTCGGCGTGGCCCTGGGCAACCTTATTCGCGGCGTGCCCTTGAATCCCGAAGGCTATTTCTTCGTGGCCCTCTGGACAAATTTCATGACCGGACCGGAGCCGGGCATACTGGATTGGTTTACCGTTCTCTTCGGAGCCACAAGCGCAGCGATCCTCGCCATGCACGGCGCCAATTTCCTGGCCATGAAAACGGAGGGCCAGTTGCGGAACCGGGCACGACGAGCGGCCTGGCTGAGTGGATCGGCCGTGGTTATTCTGGTCGGGCTGGCCCTGACCGCCGTTCCCTTTGTCCAACCCTTGTTCTTCCTCAACTATGCCGCCCATCCCATGGGATACATCTTCCCGGTTCTCAGTATAGCGACGCTGGTAGCGGCTCTCATGATACGAAGGCGCGATTGGGATGCGGGAGCATTTTCCGCCACGAGTCTCTTGATTCTGACAATGCTGGCCAGCACGGCCTGGGGGTCATACCCGAACATCCTGATTGCGACCAACGATCCGGCCAATAGCTTGACCGTAACCAACGCCACCGCCGGCGTCTATGGCCTGCAGATCGGCCTCTGGTGGTTTTTGATCGGATTCATTCTGCTCATTGCGTATCAAGCTTGCGCGCATCAGGCCTTCCGGGGGAAGGTCAAACTCGGGGCACACTGA